In the genome of Thermodesulfobacteriota bacterium, the window GGCCGTTCTTCTCCCGTTGCCCTTCAGCTCCACCTTCTTTGGATCCCCTTGTAGGATCCTCTCCTCGGAACCTTCTTCGGAGATCTCATGGCCAGAGGGACCATTCCTCCCGCCCACCAAGGAGGCCAGGCCTTTCACCACCTCTCTCATATTCTCGGCCTGAGCGTTCATCTCCTCTGCGGCGGAGGCAGACTCCTCGGCATTGGCCGCATTCCTCTGCACCACCTTGTCCAGCTCGACCAAGGCCTTGCTGATCTGTTCCACCCCCTGGGCCTGTTCCTGGCTGGCGGAGGCAATCTCTCCGATCAAGTCCACGATGTTTTTCAAGGCCAGGGCAACCTCTCGGTACGCCTCGTCGGTTCGATGGACCAATTCTGCCCCTTCTCTGACCCTCTTAATCGTCTCCATGATGAGGGTAGAGGTTGTGCGCGCTGCCTCGGCGGCCCGCATGGCTAGGTTTCTCACCTCGTCGGCCACCACCCCAAATCCTGCGCCGGCCTCCCCTGCCCGGGCCGCCTCCACGGCGGCATTTAAGGCCAACAAGTTCGTTTGAAAAGCGATCTCGTCGATCGCTTTCACGATCTTGCCCGTCTCCTCGCTCGACTTGGAGATCTTCTCGATCGACTCCACCAGGGCCTTCATCGATCCTCGGGCCTCCTTCATCAACTCGATCCCCTTAGACGAGAGGAGGTTGGCCTGTCGAGCGTTTTCCGCGTTTTGCCGAGTCATGGAGGCCATCTCTTCGATGGAGGAGGAGGTCTCTTCGATGCCCGCTGCCTGCTCGGAAGCGCCCTCGGCCAGGGATTGGCTGGCGGAGGAGATCTGGGTTGAGGCGGAGGTCAACTGCTCGGATGCCTCGGTGAGGGTCTCCACGGCGTTTCGGATGGGCCGGGTCACCGACCGGCTGATCAGAATCCCCATGAGGAGCGTGATGACGCCTACTGCGCCTCCGATCCACAGGACCATCCAGACCATCCTTTGGGCATTTTGATTCAGAGAGATGACGACCTGTTCCTGATTCGTCCCCGCTTTCGAAACTTCCTGATTGCTCAACTCCAGATGCTTGGACACGATGGCCTGCATCTGGTCATTTAATTTCTCAAGCTCGATTCCGCTCTGAATGGCCGTTCGAACCCTCTCCGCCACCCCTCCTTTTCCTGTAAAAGATTCGTAAACGGTCTTCAAGTGGTTCGAATAGAAGAAAATCGTCTGGATCGCCCCTCCAAATCCCTCTTTGACGAGGAGGTCCTTGAGCTGGTCACAAATCTCGTTGGCCCGTTTAAAAAGGTTTCCCAGCCGGGCGACATCCTCATCCAAGGCTTTGAGGTCCCTGGCCTGGGACGATCTCTGGACCAAGGATGAGAAGTCGTTATTCACCTGGGAAAGCGTCGAGGCGAGCGAGAGGATCTGGTTCGTATTTTTGAAGCTCCCCATCTGCCGGCTCATCTCCCCGGTGTTCATCTTCAAGGACTGATGGGCCTCTTGAAATTCCTTCTCGATGGCTTGGAG includes:
- a CDS encoding methyl-accepting chemotaxis protein, giving the protein MTVKAKLSLNVVIVLVALTIIVLTALTGARQTRQRILELTERTSPYQLKALSYQRELQAHVANLIHLSNSKTVEEWQKSLSTVQGSLSQVEKAAEELARLKGEGSKGDKTISEITKAVSDNTERKIRAQDAAQKAVKPMNEKLLQGIYQIDVLMEDLKEKSSMVMKTGTDDLVVANWKFNHLLGVRERMRDLTFLIPKLPLTADKRSVSDWKENVSEKIKEMRHSLKELRDSFKGAEEMMQRLALLNEKMVMNGGLVALQLRFLSEGGEKQKEALSSGIKEVTNEINNLLQAIEKEFQEAHQSLKMNTGEMSRQMGSFKNTNQILSLASTLSQVNNDFSSLVQRSSQARDLKALDEDVARLGNLFKRANEICDQLKDLLVKEGFGGAIQTIFFYSNHLKTVYESFTGKGGVAERVRTAIQSGIELEKLNDQMQAIVSKHLELSNQEVSKAGTNQEQVVISLNQNAQRMVWMVLWIGGAVGVITLLMGILISRSVTRPIRNAVETLTEASEQLTSASTQISSASQSLAEGASEQAAGIEETSSSIEEMASMTRQNAENARQANLLSSKGIELMKEARGSMKALVESIEKISKSSEETGKIVKAIDEIAFQTNLLALNAAVEAARAGEAGAGFGVVADEVRNLAMRAAEAARTTSTLIMETIKRVREGAELVHRTDEAYREVALALKNIVDLIGEIASASQEQAQGVEQISKALVELDKVVQRNAANAEESASAAEEMNAQAENMREVVKGLASLVGGRNGPSGHEISEEGSEERILQGDPKKVELKGNGRRTAKPTRVPFQEVSFVPQRVTQREDLERRPFESGS